The nucleotide sequence GGGCCGCTGCCATTCCCATCGCTGCCGAAAGTGAAGTGGAACTATGACCTGTCTCCCAAACATCATGTTCGCTTTCACAACGCTTCGGAAACCCACATAAGCCTTTATACTTTCGAAGTGTCTCAAATTGGCCTGCACGGCCTGTCAATATTTTGTGAACATATGATTGGTGACCAACATCCCAAATAAACTTATCTTTTGGGCTGTCAAACACTTTATGAAGGGCAATCGTCAATTCCACAACACCTAAGTTCGGACCTAAATGTCCACCCGTCTTAGATAAGTTTTCAATTAAAAATTGACGAATGCTTTGCGAAAGCTCGCTTAACTCATGATGACTCATATGTTTGATGTCTGCTGGTGACTGAATTGAATTAAGATCCATTAGAACCCACTCACTTTCGTTTCTGTTCTTTCCGCTTTTTCTTACTTGTATCGAAAAACTTAATATTAAGCTTTTCATCTAAGTAGTAGAAGAGTTTCCCGACTTGGAAAATGATTTTTGTGGAGAATCGAATAGCGAACGATTTTCCGAATGCTTTTCCACCGACCGTAACCGCTGCAACCACACTCGTAAATACAACAGAAACAGTTTGTCCTAATAGGGAGTCTTCTGAGTGTCCCAATCCGACTGTCAACTGTAAAACAACGAGAGCTGAGGCTGTACCACTCACAATCCCCGCAATATCACCAATTACGTCGTTACAAAAACTTGCAAACCTGTCTGCATTACGAACAATGACGATTGATTCTTTAGCGCCTTTCACACGTTCGGAGGCCATTGCATGGAAGGGGACTTCATCTGCAGCAGCTGCTGCAATCCCAAGCATGTCGAAAAACACACCAACAAAGACGATCACAAACACGATGATCATCCCAATCCCCCAAGCGACGCCGCTTAACGTAAAAGTAGATACAATTGAAAAAAGAGCCGCTAACACAAACGTGATAACGGCAATCCCCAAGCTAAATTTCGTTGAATTACGTATTAATTCTTTCATCTTTGTTTTATCGACACCTATCTTGAATGCATTTCGTTCTATCTATATATTTCCGTTTATCTGGAAAATTGATCACGATATGTAGTTGGGGAGGTCACATAAAAGGTAAAGACTGCGGCTTAGGTCCAGTAGGTTTTCCCAAGCAGATACCGAGCGTTGCCGCTCTGGCGGTTTCCCTTTAAATCCACCTCAGCCGAGTCACCTCAAGCTGGACTGGATTACCACTTAGTCCGCACTATAATCCCTTTTATATGTCCAAATGGAACAGTCTAGGAGTTTTCCTCAACAGCCTTTAACCGTACCCTAGCCTCTTTTGCAGAGTAGATTTCATATGGTCGAGAAACAAGTGTCAGTGGCCTGCTGAACAACCCTGTTCCTGTAGCCATAATCCCCTCTGACTCCACTCAAGGCAGGCTACGCTGCTCGCAAGGATTCCCATTGTATACTTACGTAGCAGGTTCATACCCCATTTCATAGGCTGCGCATGCGAGCGCCACCACCTACAAGAATGGGCCTCCGCGGAAGCAGGGTCAACGCCCACATGCCATTGTGGATCGCCCTGCGACCTTAACTCCCAGCACCAACCCAAGGCTGGGCGCCTCAAGCCGGCACAAGGAACTTCATCGATGTGCCCTTTAGCGGATTTTTAGGCCCGCCTTCAGGTACGGTAGACTGACTAGAATACTGCACCACCCCGAATTTGTACTATTAATATATCACAAAACCAAGGTGTACTCAATCATAAACGATCGGCTTATCTTTTGTCCGCCTTTTTAATGATCACGTTGCGTAATAAAGGTTGCAAGCTCTTCAAGGCGTTGATGATTAATATTTGCATGATGAAGAGCTTTAATTGCATACTGAAAATGAGTATTGCATTTTTCTTTTGCACCCTCTAGCGTTAAGAGCTTTGGATACGTACTTTTTTGCAGGCCGGCATCACTTCCGACAGGCTTACCAATCTTCTCTTCATCACCTTCAATATCCAAGATGTCATCTTTGATTTGGAAAGCAAGCCCAAGGTGTTTTGCAAATTGCTCAAGGTTTTTCATTTGACTTTCATCCGCTTCACTAAGCAATGCACCTGCTTTAACGCTGAATTGCAGAAGCTTGCCTGTTTTATGCTCATGAATAGCTTCTAGCTCTTCAAGTGAAACCTCTTGCTCCTCAGCAGCCATATCAGCTGTTTGTCCACCAACCATACCCTCTGGTCCTGCGGCCTTTGAAAGCTCAGCAATTAATGCCACCTTCTTACTTGCCGTTAATTCTGAATGTTCACTTTCTGTAATTACTCGAAAGCTATGTGTCAGCAACCCATCTCCAGCTAAAATAGCATTTGCTTCACCAAACACTTTATGATTAGTCGGTAGACCTCGTCGCAAATCATCATTATCCATGCTTGGTAAGTCATCATGAATAAGAGAGTATGTATGAATCAATTCGAGCGCACATGCTACATTCATGCCAAGCTGCTCATCTTTATCAAATGCGCGTAAGGTTTCAAGCAATAAAATCGGACGAAGACGCTTTCCACCCGCTTTAACGCTATAAATCATAGCATCTTTAAGCACTTTTGGTGTTTGCAGTCCTTCAATTGAATCAATTAAAGCTGCATCAATTTTTAACTTTTGTTCTTTTAAATAATCTTGTAGAGAAGACACACTCACTCTTGCTCCTCCTCAATTGTAAACGGACGAAGCTCACCATCATCTTGCAAAATCTCCGCCATTTGCTTTTCTACTGCTTGGAGCTTATCGTGACAAACTTTTGATAAATTCATACCATCTTGAAAATAAGCAATCGCTTGTTCAAGTGGTACGTCTCCTTCTTCAAGCTTCTCAACGATTTGTTCAAGCTTTTCCATTGCTTCTTCAAATGTTACTTCTGTTTCACTCATTTTGTTCACGCTCCTCTAATCCCCATACTTGACAATCTAATTGACCATCACGAACCTGTACTTGTACACGGTCACCAGGCTGGACATCTTGAATGGATTTTACGAGTTTTTCATCTTCACGGTATACAAGTCCATATCCGCGCTCCATTATTTTAAGCGGGCTCAATGTTTCGAGTTTTGATATAGCATTTTTAAGTAAAAACTCTTTTTCCTTCTTTATTTCTAAAAAAGTTCGTTCAAGCGTGTGAACAGCGCGAGCTCTTCGCTCTGATGCTTGCTGTAATTGTTCGAATGGATGCTGTTGCTTTAGCCGGTTGGCCAAATGAGTGAACGCCTGTTGCTTTCGTTCTAGCTTACGTTCACCTTCCTTTTGCAAACGTTCGAACAATCGATCAAGCTCCTGTTCTTTTTGGGCAACAAGTTTTTCTGGATATCTGAAGGCATACGATTTTTGTAAACGTTGTAGTCGTTCACGTGCTGAAACAGCCTTTTCATTTAAGGCACGTACAAGACGCATTTGCCGCTGATGAAGCCGTTCGTGTAGCTCTTCAAAGTGTGGAACAGCCAATTCAGCAGCTGCCGTCGGTGTTGGTGCTCGCATATCTGCAACAAAGTCAGAAATAGTCACATCTGTTTCATGACCAACCGCAGAAATAACTGGGATCTTAGAGTGAAAAATTGCTCTCGCAACATCCTCTTCATTAAAAGGCCATAGATCTTCAAGCGAGCCGCCACCACGGCCGGTAATTAACACATCAAATGAACCAATCGCATTTGCTGTTTCAATTCCTTTTACAATCGAAGGGGCTGCATTCTCCCCTTGGACAAGGACTGGAATGACCGTCACTTTTGCGATCGGAAAACGACGATTCAATGTTGTTAAAATATCTCGAATCGCAGCCCCTGTAGGAGAGGTAATCACACCAATATGTTGTGGAATCTTTGGAAGTGGCTTCTTATGATGCTGTGCAAACAACCCTTCGGTATCTAACTTTTTCTTTAATTCTTCAAATGCAAGGTACAAGTTTCCAATCCCGTCTGGCTGCATTTCTTTCACGTACATTTGGTATTGTCCATACGGCTCGTACACCGATACTTCGCCTCTTACCAACACCTTCATCCCATTTTCAGGCATGAACTTTAAATAGCGGTTAAAACCGGCAAACATCACAGCTGTAAGCCGTGCATTTTCATCCTTTAATGTAAAATACATATGGCCTCTACTGTGATGTTTGAAGTTTGAGATTTCTCCTTTTAACCATACCTCTTGCAGATGCTGGTCACTGTCGAAGCGCCGCTTTATGTACTTTGTAAGAGCCGTTACAGTAAGAAAGCGTTTCGTTGACATTTTCCATCCCCCTTGCAATGTTACAAGGTCTTACAGTTTTGCTTTAACTTTTGATAAGACGGCATTAATGAATTTGCTTGAATCATCATCGCCAAATGTTTTCGCAAGTTCAATTGCTTCGTCCATTGAGACATTTACGGGTATATCTTCCATAAATTTCATCTCATACGTTGCAATACGTAAAATCGCACGGTCAACATTGCCAAGACGTTCAAATTTCCAATTTTCAAGATTTCCACTAATTAATTCATCAATTTCATCGCGTTTTTCGATGACGCCGTAGAAAAGGTTCTGTAGAAACTCATCCACTTCTGTATCGTTAACGACATTGCTCAATGCTTCTTTCGGTTCTGTTTGGCCGACATCTGTTTGGAACAATGCCTGCAATGTTTTCTTTCTCGCTGTTCTGCGTTTCATGACTTTCTTCCTTTCATCTCATCAAGTTCATACTTCAAGACATAACATGATAATAGCATAAAATGATTTTATAAAACACCATCCGCTTCCAAACATCATGAAAAAAGCCAAAGGAGCACTTACTCCTTTGGCTTTTCCGCTTTATTCTGTTTCCTTTTGTGATTCAAAGTTAACGCCAACAACATGGATATTAATCTCATTAATATCTAGCGCTGTCATCGTCAGCAATGTTTCACGGATGTTTTCTTGAATTTTTTGTGCAATCGTCGGAATTGACACGCCAAAATTCATAAAGACATAGACATCAATGCTTATTCCATCTTCTGTCAAGTCAACTTTAACGCCTTTTCCGTGCTGCTTTTTCCCAAGACGTTCGACAACGCCTGAAGCAAAGTTTCCTTGCATCTGGCTAACGCCTTCTACTTCTGAAGCTGCAAGCCCTGCAATAATTTCAATTACTTCTGGCGCGATTTCTACTTTTCCGAGGTTAGATGATGCACTTGTCATCTCCAAAATGTTGTTTTCACTCAACACAGCAGCACCTCACTTATTTTTTCTTTGTTAAATCATATTTCTCAAGGAATTTCGTGTTGAAATCCCCTCCCACAAACACTTCATGCTCAAGTAGACGTTGGTGGAATGGAATTGTCGTATCAATACCTTCAATCACGAATTCGCTGAGCGCACGCTTCATACGGGAAATCGCTTCTTCACGTGTTGCACCATATGAGATAAGCTTCGCTACCATAGAATCATAGAATGGTGGGATGCGATAATTTTGATAAACAGCTGAATCAACACGGATTCCAAACCCACCTGGTGGCAAGTAGATTTTTACTTCCCCTGGTGATGGCATGAAGTTCTTGTCTGGATTCTCTGCATTGATTCGACATTCAATTGCCCATCCGTTAAATTCTACATCCTCTTGCTTCAATGAAAGCTTTTCACCAGAAGCTACGCGAACTTGTTCCTTGATTAAATCAACACCTGTTACCATTTCTGTTACAGGATGCTCAACTTGGATACGCGTATTCATTTCCATGAAATAATACTTCTGATTGGTAGCATCAAAAATGAATTCCACTGTCCCTGCACCTGAATAATCAACAGCTTGAGCTGCACGCACAGCTGCAGCACCCATTTCTGCACGCAGCTCCTCTGATAATGCAGGAGAAGGTGTTTCTTCTAATAGCTTTTGCATACGACGCTGGATTGTACAATCACGCTCACCTAAATGAATCGTGTTGCCATAGTTGTCAGCAAGAACTTGAATTTCAACGTGACGGAAGTCTTCGATAAACTTCTCAATGTAAACGCCCGGATTACCGAATGCTGTCTCAGCTTCGCGTTGAGTCATATTGATACCTTTTACTAGTTCTTCTTCTGTATGGGCAACGCGAATTCCTTTTCCGCCGCCACCAGCAGTTGCTTTTATGATAACAGGATATCCCATTTCATTTGCAAGCTCTACAGCTTCATCAGTTGATTCAACAATCCCTTTTGAACCAGGAACAATCGGAACGCCAGCCTCACGCATTGTTTCACGTGCAACGTCCTTCGTTCCCATTCTTGTAATCGCTTCAGGACTTGGTCCGATGAAGGTGATACCGCTATCACGACATAGCTCAGCAAAGTCAGCATTTTCTGCTAAAAAGCCATAGCCTGGGTGAATGGCATCTGATTCCGTTAAAGTTGCAATTGTAATGATATTTGTTTTATTTAAATAACTATCTTTTGATGCTACAGGACCGATACAATATGCTTCGTCCGCCATTTGTACATGCAACGCATCCTTATCGCCTTCTGAATAAACGGCAACTGTTTGAACGCCCAGCTCTTTACATGCACGGATGACGCGAACAGCGATTTCTCCCCTGTTTGCAATGAGCACTTTTTTAATCAATGAAAACGCCTCCTATTCTGACTTTACAAGGAACAATGGTTGACCGTATTCAACTAGCTCTCCGTTTTTCACAAGGATTTCTACGATTTCGCCTTCTACTTCTGCTTCGATTTCGTTGAAAAGCTTCATTGCTTCTACGATACAAACGATGCTGTCGTTTGATACTTTGTCTCCCACTTTCACATATACATCAGAATCAGGGTTTGGTGATTCATAGAACGTACCAACCATCGGAGAAACAATCTTATGTAGGTTCTCGTCGTTAATGTCTGCTGCCTTCTCTTCTTTCGGTTGTGGTGCTGCTTCTGCTTTCGGTGCTTCTGGCTTCGGTGCTGGTGCTGCCTCTACCTTTGGAGCTGGTGCTGGTGCTGCTTCTACTTGTTCAGTTGCAACAACTTGCTTAACTCCACCTTGGTTCTTCTTAAGCTTAATCTTTGCTCCTTGCTCCTCATAAGACAATTCATCAATACTAGACTTGTCAAGAAGCTTGATTAGTTCACGAATTTCTTGAATTTTTAACACTTCTGCCCACTCCTTAATATCTGTTTGTATGTAAAGGTTTTATTTTTAAACCCTTTTAATAAGGGGTTTATACAATGATATTTAAACTATACGATAAATGATTAGAGCGATCAAATCGCTTTGTGAATTTTCAATCGAGCGTTCGCTCAACATCTTTCTAAAAAAAGAAACCTTATCCAATTATCCAATCAACTAAATTTTTGTAATAGTCAGCAAATTACAGATATACTTGCGACAGATGTTTATTCCTATACAAATGCTACATGAAAACGTCGACAAAAGAAAGCATTTTTTGATATTTTTTTGAATTTTTATTTATATTAGAGAATTTCAATTTAATAGACAAAATAACTATAAAAGCCTTTTAAAATTTTGCCCCAAAATGTCTACTAATGAGCATACAAAGTTTACAAAACTTTTCTATTTTAAGTGCCATTCATTATACATTAAATAAAAAAAAAGAACCTGGCTTTTTCGCCAAGTTCTTTACTCTACTGCTTGAAATTCAACCGCTACTTTATTAATTCCCATTTCATCACGAACCATTTGCATTAATTCATTTGCAGATGCTTCTGATTTTTTAGTTGCTTTCACGATTACTTTCACTTCATCTTCATTTGTTTTCACAAGAACATCTGAATATTTCTCATTTGCTTTAATCATTGTTTCTAAAATTGCTTCTTTATTAGATACTTCATTAATTTGTTCAATCTTATCAAGTGCTTCACTTCTTTTTTCAGCCGTTACATTTGTTGAAGCAACTACAGCTTGAAGCTCCTCCTTCATCTTGCTGCGTTGGTCGTCAAGTTCCATTCGAAGTGATGTGAACAAATCATCAGTGGACACACTTGAAGCGACTGAATCACCTTCTTGCACTTCTTCGACTACTGTTTCAATACCTGAGCTTTGTTCTGCCGGCTGCTCATTATTTTCTGTTGCTTCTGTTTTTGTTGCTTCTGCTGGCATTGCTTCCGCTTGCTCATCTTGTGCTTGCTCTGTTGCAGCAAATTCCTCGCTTATTTGCTGTTGCGGCGATGTTACATAATACACTGAAAGAACGACAACTAAGCTTAACATTGTTAATAACCATACTGTTTGTTTTTTCAACAATTTCATTACTCCCCTTTCGTACTCTTAGGCATAACCGAAACGCGGTGACTCGGTACATTTAATACGCGTGTAACAGACTCTACAATCCATTGCTTCACTTGCACATTTTCGGCACCGCTAGCAACAACAAGCACCCCACGTACTTCTGGTTTCCGTGTTTTCACAATGATCGGCTCTTCTTGATCACCTTTTCGGACGAGGACAACTTGTTCATCTTTCGAGGAATCCTCGACCTGGCGTTTGCCTCCCTCCCTGTCTGTTTCATCAGTTTTCTGTGTTTGTGTAACTGAGTTTTTTTCCACAACTTTTGCTTCAGTCGCTTCTAAATTAACCATGACAGTGACATCGCTAACACCTGATATATGTTCTAAAGCTTTTTTAAGCTGTTCTTCGTATTCTTTTTCGTAATGATCCATTGAATTGGGTTTGTTATCATGATTATTTCCTAATACAGGAATATCTTTTTCATGTTGTTCACTTGAAGGCAACATCGCGGAAGGCTCTTGCGGTACATCTGGTTTGTAGATTTGTCCGAGAACCATCATTGCAATCCCGATCAGTGCAGCAATTAATATGTAACCGCGTAAATTTTTTGGGTTGGCGCTTCCTTCCTTAAAGACCAAGCTTTTCAACCGTTCGATAATTCCTTTTTTCTCACTCACGCTCACCTTTCACCCCCTCTGATGAAATTGTAATCTTCTCATCAGATATGCCCCACCGCGACTCAAGAAAGCTACGAATATGTGTATAATCTGTCACCTCTGCGGCGGATGGCTGTTCATTCTTTGCTTGTACATCAATTTGGACAATCTTCACTTCCTCTACTTGCTTGTCAACGACTTCATCGGTTGCCTTCTTCATCAGCACTACAGCGATTTGTTGGATATCAACCGTTGTCCAATCGTCACCAGTCCCATCCGCAAGCTGTAGCTCAATGTCTGCAATTTCATATCCGTACTCATTCATCAACTCCTCCTGAACATTTTCTTTCATTTGGACAGCCGTCTTGTCTAAGATATATGCACGTTGTCCTGCTTGTATTTCTTTTTTCTTCTCTTCAATCTTATTTTTAAGTTGTTCATTCTGTGAAAAGTCGCTCATTTCAATACTTTTCAAAACACTTTCGAAATCTTCTGAAAAAAATCTCAAAATTGGTGTTAAAATCAGCAAAATTAACAGGAGACCAATTACCATCTTTGCGTAATTTTGCATGGATGAATTGGGAAGAAGCATATCAACAACAACCGCGAGCAAGATGAACAACACAATATTGGTCATCCAATTCGATAAGTACTCCATTTTCACCCCGCCTTTATGGGCTAACGAACCATTAATGACAAATTACCAGCCGCAATGACCATCGTGACAGCAAGAAAAAACATAAATGATACAACGGCAAGTGCTGCAAAAATATAGATAACACTTTTACTGATGATATCTAAGCATGTGATAACAGGCCCGCCGCCAAGTGGCTGCAAGACAGCTGCAGCAAGCTTATAAATTAATGCAAGTGTAAATACTTTTATAGCAGGAAATACAGCGATTAAAAGAAGGATGACCACACCTACGATACCAACTGCATTTTTCAACAGCATGGACGCACCAAGGACGGTATCAGCTGCATCGGTAAACATCCGCCCAACAACTGGAACAAAATTCCCAGTAATAAATTTTGCCGTTCGAACAGCAATCCCATCTGTAATCGCTGCAGTAGCGCCTTGGACAGAAATAACGCCAAGAAAGATCGTTAAGAAGGTTCCCAACAAGCCAATTGCAATATTTCGCAGTAAATTGGCCAGCTGTGTTACTTTGTAATGATCGGTTAGCGTGCTAACGATACTTAACAAAGCCGAAAGGAACAGCAAAGGTAAAACAATATATTGAATGAGCATGCCACTCGTATTAACAAGCATGACAATGATCGGATGAAAGAATGCAACTGATGTTACTCCACCGACTGAAGCCATTAATGCAAGCAGCAGTGGAAGTAAAGCAAGCATGAAACTGATCATTGTATGAATCGCTTCATTTGTATATGACATTGCAATATGAAAGCTATTCAACGCAATTACAATCAACACCATATACACAAGTGCATATGCAACCTTACTGACATTCTTTTTCTCAAAGGCATTTTGCAGAGTTTGCAGCAGCATACTAAATACTGTTAAGAGGATAAGCATACCAAGCAGCTTTCCATTGGCAAGTAATTCATAGAACAAGAAACGCAGTATGCCAGTCAACCAAGCTTGAATCGAAAAGTCTTTTCCATTCCTAATAAAATCATAGAACGTTCCTTTATGACTTTCAGGCAAAAATCCTCCATATTGGTCAACAACCTTATTCCAATATTGTTGCATTTCATTTCCGTCTAGATTTTGGAACTGTTCCTCTATAAATTGGTCCTCTTGCCCTACCTCATTAGCTTGTACAACAATCGGCAATAACAGCATAAGGACAAGAACAAAAATAAAAGCGAATCTTGCTTTCTTTTGAACAGGCAAACTTCACACACCCCGCATTGTGACGGCTTTCGCTTATGAAGTTGGCAGCATTTCGAGCACCGTCTCGATAATGACCGTTAAAATCGGTACTGCCATCGCCAAGATTAATATTTTGCCTGCAAGCTCTATCTTTGAGGCAATGGCACCTTGCCCTGCATCCTTTGTAATTTGGGCCCCGAATTCAGCAATGTAGGCAATACCGATAATTTTCAAAATTGTTTCCACATAAATCATATTGATATTCGCTGAAAGAGCCAGCTTTTCAAGCATATGAATAATTTCATATACTTTATCAACTAAAAAAATAAAAATAGCAGCACTGACAAAAACAACGAGAAGGGAGGCGAACGATTGTTTTTGTTCTTTTAATATTAATGCTAAAAAAGCCGCGACTAAGCCAATGCCAACAATTTGGATAATTTCAATCGCCTATCCCCCCTCTAACCTTGAAATAGGAAGACGCCTTTTATTTTTTGGAACAAATCATCAATAATCGTCGCCACCATATAAAGGACGACGACAAATCCAATCAGTGTTACCCAGTCCGCCCAATCCCCTTTTCCCATCGTTTTTAAAACGGTATGAATCATTGCCACAACAATGCCAATCCCAGCAATTTGAAAGATTGTATTCACATCCACTGCCACAAAAATTCTCCTCTCTCACACAACTACATAAGCAGAATAACCACTAACAAGCCCGATAAAAAACCTAAACTCTTAACCATTTTTTCATACTTTTGCTGCTGTGTTCGGGCATCTTCCTCTTCTCTTTGCAAGTGTACGATCGCTAGCTGGATATGCTTTTTCTGTGAAATTGCATCATGCCTACCTAACGTTTCACCAAATTGCCTCATAATCTCAAAGTCATTCTCTTTAAGAGCAGTCAACTTCCACACTTCCTTTAATGAACCAAGCCACGCTTCACTTAATGACGCGACATCACCTTGAGCAAGCCTTTTTGAAAAGCGCTCGAAAAACCACGATAACGGCTTTGACGTCTGTGCCGCAATCCTGCTGCACGCTTCAGCCACGGGAACTTGCCCATACATAATTTCAGCCTCTAATGCCTGAAGGGCTGCTTTCAATTGACGAAGCTGCCGCGGCCGCTCACTTAAGCGCCTTGCCGCTTCAAAACCTGTCCATGTTGAACTCATTAAAATAATAAGTGCGCCCACAAGTTTCATCATGATTTCACTTCCATTGCTGTTGTACTAACCATACCTTCTTTGTTGCGAATTACTTCAATTGTCCCAGCCCCTTTACGAGCTGAAAGCTCCACATACGTATCAAACACACCATTATCAAACAGGTCTCGAAATATCGGTCGTTGCTTAACATCCTCAAGAGTGAAACCGTGAATACTCACAAATAGTTGAATTCCAGCATGAACAGCATCAATAATGGCCTCGACATCTTCTCGTCTGCCGATTTCATCGACCACAATAATTTGCGGACTCATCGAGCGAATCATCATCATCATGCCTTCAGCTTTCGGACAAGCATCTAATACGTCTAAGCGGATCCCGAATGTATGCTGCGGAATCCCATTCACACAGCCTGCAATTTCAGAACGTTCATCTATGAGTCCAACTTTTTGCGCAGAGGTACCCCATTGCTTATTTCCACTGCTAATAATCCGAACAAGATCTCTTAAAAGCGTTGTCTTACCACTTTGTGGCGGGCCGATTAATAACGTATTAAGCCAGCCTTCTTTATAAATGTGCGGTATTAAACATTCAGCAACGCCAATTTTCTCTCTTGCGATTCGTATATTAAAGGAAGTAATGTCACGAATCGCTTTAACAGCCCCATTTTCTGTGATGACTTTGCCAGCAATCCCAATACGATGTCCCCCGCTAATCGTGATGAAGCCGCGCCTAAATTCTTCTTCGAGTGTATAAAGTGAATACTGACTTATTCGATTAAGAAAGTACACGCCTTCTTCATGCAGCACGTTCCGCATGGCTGGATAAACCGGCTTTCCTGCTACGATCACTTCAAGAGGACGGTTAATTCGTAAGCGTA is from Bacillus tianshenii and encodes:
- the spoIIIAG gene encoding stage III sporulation protein AG; protein product: MSEKKGIIERLKSLVFKEGSANPKNLRGYILIAALIGIAMMVLGQIYKPDVPQEPSAMLPSSEQHEKDIPVLGNNHDNKPNSMDHYEKEYEEQLKKALEHISGVSDVTVMVNLEATEAKVVEKNSVTQTQKTDETDREGGKRQVEDSSKDEQVVLVRKGDQEEPIIVKTRKPEVRGVLVVASGAENVQVKQWIVESVTRVLNVPSHRVSVMPKSTKGE
- a CDS encoding exodeoxyribonuclease VII small subunit; the protein is MSETEVTFEEAMEKLEQIVEKLEEGDVPLEQAIAYFQDGMNLSKVCHDKLQAVEKQMAEILQDDGELRPFTIEEEQE
- the xseA gene encoding exodeoxyribonuclease VII large subunit, with amino-acid sequence MSTKRFLTVTALTKYIKRRFDSDQHLQEVWLKGEISNFKHHSRGHMYFTLKDENARLTAVMFAGFNRYLKFMPENGMKVLVRGEVSVYEPYGQYQMYVKEMQPDGIGNLYLAFEELKKKLDTEGLFAQHHKKPLPKIPQHIGVITSPTGAAIRDILTTLNRRFPIAKVTVIPVLVQGENAAPSIVKGIETANAIGSFDVLITGRGGGSLEDLWPFNEEDVARAIFHSKIPVISAVGHETDVTISDFVADMRAPTPTAAAELAVPHFEELHERLHQRQMRLVRALNEKAVSARERLQRLQKSYAFRYPEKLVAQKEQELDRLFERLQKEGERKLERKQQAFTHLANRLKQQHPFEQLQQASERRARAVHTLERTFLEIKKEKEFLLKNAISKLETLSPLKIMERGYGLVYREDEKLVKSIQDVQPGDRVQVQVRDGQLDCQVWGLEEREQNE
- the nusB gene encoding transcription antitermination factor NusB is translated as MKRRTARKKTLQALFQTDVGQTEPKEALSNVVNDTEVDEFLQNLFYGVIEKRDEIDELISGNLENWKFERLGNVDRAILRIATYEMKFMEDIPVNVSMDEAIELAKTFGDDDSSKFINAVLSKVKAKL
- a CDS encoding SpoIIIAH-like family protein, translating into MLKKQTVWLLTMLSLVVVLSVYYVTSPQQQISEEFAATEQAQDEQAEAMPAEATKTEATENNEQPAEQSSGIETVVEEVQEGDSVASSVSTDDLFTSLRMELDDQRSKMKEELQAVVASTNVTAEKRSEALDKIEQINEVSNKEAILETMIKANEKYSDVLVKTNEDEVKVIVKATKKSEASANELMQMVRDEMGINKVAVEFQAVE
- the spoIIIAF gene encoding stage III sporulation protein AF; translation: MEYLSNWMTNIVLFILLAVVVDMLLPNSSMQNYAKMVIGLLLILLILTPILRFFSEDFESVLKSIEMSDFSQNEQLKNKIEEKKKEIQAGQRAYILDKTAVQMKENVQEELMNEYGYEIADIELQLADGTGDDWTTVDIQQIAVVLMKKATDEVVDKQVEEVKIVQIDVQAKNEQPSAAEVTDYTHIRSFLESRWGISDEKITISSEGVKGERE
- a CDS encoding Asp23/Gls24 family envelope stress response protein; protein product: MSENNILEMTSASSNLGKVEIAPEVIEIIAGLAASEVEGVSQMQGNFASGVVERLGKKQHGKGVKVDLTEDGISIDVYVFMNFGVSIPTIAQKIQENIRETLLTMTALDINEINIHVVGVNFESQKETE
- the accC gene encoding acetyl-CoA carboxylase biotin carboxylase subunit → MIKKVLIANRGEIAVRVIRACKELGVQTVAVYSEGDKDALHVQMADEAYCIGPVASKDSYLNKTNIITIATLTESDAIHPGYGFLAENADFAELCRDSGITFIGPSPEAITRMGTKDVARETMREAGVPIVPGSKGIVESTDEAVELANEMGYPVIIKATAGGGGKGIRVAHTEEELVKGINMTQREAETAFGNPGVYIEKFIEDFRHVEIQVLADNYGNTIHLGERDCTIQRRMQKLLEETPSPALSEELRAEMGAAAVRAAQAVDYSGAGTVEFIFDATNQKYYFMEMNTRIQVEHPVTEMVTGVDLIKEQVRVASGEKLSLKQEDVEFNGWAIECRINAENPDKNFMPSPGEVKIYLPPGGFGIRVDSAVYQNYRIPPFYDSMVAKLISYGATREEAISRMKRALSEFVIEGIDTTIPFHQRLLEHEVFVGGDFNTKFLEKYDLTKKK
- a CDS encoding polyprenyl synthetase family protein, translated to MSVSSLQDYLKEQKLKIDAALIDSIEGLQTPKVLKDAMIYSVKAGGKRLRPILLLETLRAFDKDEQLGMNVACALELIHTYSLIHDDLPSMDNDDLRRGLPTNHKVFGEANAILAGDGLLTHSFRVITESEHSELTASKKVALIAELSKAAGPEGMVGGQTADMAAEEQEVSLEELEAIHEHKTGKLLQFSVKAGALLSEADESQMKNLEQFAKHLGLAFQIKDDILDIEGDEEKIGKPVGSDAGLQKSTYPKLLTLEGAKEKCNTHFQYAIKALHHANINHQRLEELATFITQRDH
- the accB gene encoding acetyl-CoA carboxylase biotin carboxyl carrier protein; the encoded protein is MLKIQEIRELIKLLDKSSIDELSYEEQGAKIKLKKNQGGVKQVVATEQVEAAPAPAPKVEAAPAPKPEAPKAEAAPQPKEEKAADINDENLHKIVSPMVGTFYESPNPDSDVYVKVGDKVSNDSIVCIVEAMKLFNEIEAEVEGEIVEILVKNGELVEYGQPLFLVKSE